From the genome of Chitinispirillales bacterium ANBcel5, one region includes:
- a CDS encoding ATPase domain-containing protein, whose translation MNVARVQFGIKDLDKMICGGLLEGSANLLEGAPGTGKTTLAMQFIYNGIVKYDQPGLIITFEEFPQQYYHDALQFGWDLKKLEDEGKLKVIFSDPYTTLDEFDRMDGELVSIVEEMGTKRVIVDSMTHFESLTDDQHDLREIERRFINALKRENVTSILLRENNNLLGQVSQVSSKIPFIVDSYIILRYVEVDSAIEKALCFLKMRGSDHQKDIRCFKITSKGIEVESKFNGREGILSGFTHSTPQDAFVNVFGKK comes from the coding sequence ATGAACGTAGCACGTGTTCAATTCGGTATCAAAGATCTCGACAAAATGATTTGCGGCGGACTTCTGGAGGGCTCAGCTAATCTCCTTGAAGGGGCTCCAGGAACCGGAAAAACAACTCTGGCCATGCAATTTATTTATAACGGAATAGTTAAATACGATCAGCCAGGGCTAATTATCACCTTTGAAGAGTTCCCTCAGCAGTACTACCACGATGCGTTGCAGTTTGGGTGGGATTTAAAGAAACTTGAGGATGAAGGAAAACTTAAGGTCATATTTTCAGACCCCTATACTACGCTTGATGAGTTTGACCGCATGGATGGAGAATTGGTCTCGATAGTAGAAGAGATGGGCACGAAAAGAGTGATTGTGGATAGCATGACCCACTTTGAGTCATTGACCGACGATCAGCATGATCTTCGCGAAATAGAACGCAGGTTCATTAATGCACTTAAGCGTGAAAATGTCACCAGCATTTTGCTTAGAGAAAACAATAACCTTCTGGGCCAGGTTTCACAGGTTAGCAGTAAAATCCCATTCATCGTCGACAGCTATATAATACTTCGCTATGTAGAGGTTGATAGTGCAATTGAAAAAGCGCTCTGTTTCCTGAAAATGCGTGGAAGTGATCACCAAAAAGACATTCGCTGTTTTAAGATAACCTCCAAAGGAATTGAGGTTGAAAGCAAGTTCAACGGCAGAGAAGGAATACTGAGTGGGTTTACCCATTCTACACCACAAGATGCTTTCGTGAATGTTTTCGGGAAGAAATAA
- a CDS encoding response regulator has protein sequence MNEKILVVEDESDIADLIKLVLESADFKVKTVLDPLKALETAREYRPDVIFLDLSMPKMDGWTVFKHIRNDSSFADVPVAILTAKTQHFDQMVGLHVMNADAYITKPFGKQELIDKTYELIKGKK, from the coding sequence ATGAATGAAAAAATATTGGTTGTAGAAGATGAAAGTGATATTGCGGACCTAATCAAGTTGGTACTTGAATCGGCAGATTTTAAAGTTAAAACCGTACTTGATCCGCTAAAAGCATTGGAAACAGCAAGAGAATACAGGCCAGATGTTATTTTTCTCGATTTATCCATGCCTAAAATGGATGGCTGGACCGTATTCAAACATATCCGTAATGATTCATCCTTTGCTGATGTACCTGTAGCGATTCTTACTGCAAAAACTCAGCATTTTGACCAAATGGTTGGTCTGCATGTGATGAATGCAGATGCTTACATAACTAAACCCTTCGGAAAACAGGAACTGATCGACAAGACCTATGAGCTCATTAAAGGAAAAAAATAA
- a CDS encoding response regulator gives MSSLKEKNNRILVVDDEVDVLEFLKIYLESLGWEVTIVSNTAEAFDELEKQPYFLVLTDIAMPEMDGYEFISRVKEKDIPSQMALMTGFGYNPKHTLVKIYKTIRYPCLFKPFNRSKVAGAVKNAWDLYHQDLEQSDSTK, from the coding sequence ATGAGCTCATTAAAGGAAAAAAATAACCGCATACTGGTCGTTGATGATGAAGTTGACGTTTTGGAATTCCTCAAAATTTATCTGGAAAGTCTGGGGTGGGAAGTTACCATTGTGTCAAATACTGCCGAAGCTTTCGATGAACTTGAGAAACAACCCTACTTTCTGGTCCTTACTGATATTGCCATGCCTGAAATGGACGGTTATGAATTTATAAGCCGAGTCAAAGAAAAAGACATCCCCTCCCAAATGGCTCTGATGACAGGTTTTGGGTATAACCCAAAACATACATTGGTGAAAATTTATAAAACTATTCGCTATCCCTGTCTCTTTAAACCATTCAATAGATCAAAAGTTGCAGGTGCAGTGAAAAATGCCTGGGATTTGTATCACCAGGATTTAGAACAATCTGATTCTACCAAGTAG
- the uvrA gene encoding excinuclease ABC subunit UvrA → MRNITIKGARVHNLKNIDVTIPRNSFTVITGLSGSGKSSLAFDTLYSESQRRYVESLSSYARQFLGVMEKPDVEQIEGLSPAIAIEQKSTSHNPRSTVGTITEIHDYLRILFARLGTATCFNCGRIITNQTVQEITDKVLTLPEGTKFQILSPIIKERKGEHKETLAKLQKEGFLRIRVDGEILSLDEDIEIDPKRKHTIEVVVDRLISRPDLGGRLSESLETALKVSVDKTVLVDCIGAETLLFSEQMNCPVCGISYEEISPRMFSFNSPTGACSECHGLGFLLEIDPELVVPDNSRSLAEGAIVPWNGANTEGSWNYQILQSVCKHFKISVNVPFQQLTPKQRKILLYGAGKERIPIQYKAKNGDNQASMKRNFEGVIPNLLRRYRETSSEEIRRWIEGFMTQKTCPQCAGTRLKKESLSILINDHSIADISRMPVERASEFFKHYSPSGEDQKIARPVLREITERLTFLLNVGLGYLNLERTSSTLSGGEAQRIRLATQIGSSLSGVLYVLDEPSIGLHPRDNSRLLSTLVALRDLENTVVVIEHDLETMLAADYLIDIGPRAGAQGGELIACGSPSQVAQKSSSLTGQYLSGKRKIPIPPTRRSNNNSFIEIKGASGHNLKDIEVKIPLKKLVCITGVSGSGKSSLINQTLYPAISKKLYRSKRVPLPYKMIKGLEEIDKVIDIDQSPIGKTPRSNPATYTKVFDPIRNLFAMLPESKIRGYSPGRFSFNVKGGRCEACEGDGVLKIEMHFLPDVYVQCETCKGKRYNRETLEVLYKGKSIADVLEMTVDEALIFFDKIHTIKTKLSLLSEVGLGYIHLGQPANTLSGGEAQRIKLASELAKRATGNTLYILDEPTTGLHLEDILMLMNVVQELVNKGNSVLIIEHNLDVIKCADYIIDLGPEGGDKGGTIVAKGSPEEIIKNESSITGKYLKPYIETTVS, encoded by the coding sequence ATGCGCAATATAACCATTAAAGGTGCGCGGGTACACAATTTAAAAAACATCGATGTTACAATACCGCGCAACAGTTTCACCGTAATAACTGGGCTATCCGGTTCAGGTAAATCATCTCTGGCATTTGACACTCTCTACTCAGAGAGTCAGAGAAGGTATGTAGAATCTCTTTCTTCTTACGCACGTCAGTTTCTCGGAGTTATGGAAAAACCCGATGTCGAACAGATTGAAGGGCTTTCTCCGGCTATTGCGATTGAGCAAAAGAGTACAAGCCACAACCCCCGCTCTACGGTAGGCACAATAACTGAAATTCACGACTATCTTAGAATCCTCTTTGCCCGACTTGGCACTGCAACCTGTTTTAATTGTGGCAGAATTATAACAAATCAAACAGTGCAGGAGATCACTGACAAGGTACTAACACTCCCTGAAGGCACCAAATTTCAGATACTCTCACCTATCATTAAAGAGCGTAAAGGTGAACATAAGGAGACCTTAGCTAAACTTCAAAAAGAAGGGTTTCTTAGAATACGGGTGGATGGGGAGATCCTCTCACTGGACGAAGACATTGAGATAGACCCCAAAAGGAAACACACAATTGAGGTTGTCGTTGATCGATTAATTTCAAGACCAGATCTTGGTGGCAGACTTTCTGAATCTTTAGAAACTGCACTTAAAGTAAGTGTAGATAAAACCGTGCTTGTAGACTGTATAGGAGCTGAAACTCTTTTATTCTCAGAGCAAATGAATTGCCCGGTGTGTGGCATCAGCTATGAGGAGATAAGCCCCAGAATGTTCTCTTTTAATAGCCCTACCGGGGCTTGCTCGGAGTGTCATGGGCTTGGTTTTTTGCTTGAAATCGACCCCGAACTTGTTGTTCCGGATAACTCACGTTCCCTTGCTGAAGGTGCTATAGTACCATGGAATGGTGCTAATACAGAAGGAAGTTGGAATTACCAGATACTGCAATCTGTTTGTAAACACTTCAAAATCTCTGTAAACGTACCATTTCAACAACTCACCCCTAAACAGAGAAAAATTTTGCTTTATGGTGCAGGAAAAGAACGCATACCAATTCAATACAAGGCTAAAAATGGTGATAACCAGGCTTCAATGAAACGTAACTTTGAGGGGGTGATACCTAATCTGCTTCGCAGATATCGCGAAACCTCCTCAGAGGAGATACGACGTTGGATAGAAGGGTTTATGACCCAAAAAACCTGTCCGCAGTGTGCAGGAACACGTCTTAAAAAAGAGAGCCTCTCTATCCTGATAAACGACCACAGCATTGCAGATATCAGCAGAATGCCTGTAGAGAGGGCAAGTGAGTTTTTTAAACATTATTCACCTTCTGGTGAAGATCAAAAAATAGCACGTCCGGTACTAAGAGAGATTACCGAGCGACTTACATTTCTTCTCAATGTAGGGCTTGGTTACCTGAATCTTGAGCGCACATCTTCAACTCTCTCGGGTGGTGAAGCACAGAGAATACGTCTGGCTACGCAGATAGGGTCAAGTCTAAGTGGTGTTTTGTATGTTCTTGATGAGCCAAGTATTGGACTACACCCCCGAGATAACAGCAGACTTCTTTCTACACTGGTAGCTCTGCGTGATCTGGAAAATACTGTTGTGGTAATAGAACACGATCTGGAAACAATGCTTGCAGCCGATTATTTGATAGATATAGGCCCCAGGGCAGGGGCACAAGGTGGAGAGCTTATAGCCTGTGGTTCCCCATCACAAGTGGCCCAAAAAAGTAGCTCTCTTACAGGTCAGTACCTGTCCGGAAAACGAAAGATACCCATTCCTCCTACGCGTCGTAGTAATAATAACAGCTTCATTGAAATAAAAGGGGCTTCAGGACACAATCTTAAAGACATTGAAGTGAAAATCCCGCTTAAAAAACTCGTTTGTATAACAGGTGTATCAGGCTCTGGCAAAAGCTCTTTAATAAATCAGACACTGTATCCGGCTATTTCAAAAAAGTTATATCGTTCAAAACGAGTACCTCTTCCCTACAAAATGATAAAGGGGCTTGAAGAAATAGATAAAGTAATCGATATCGACCAGTCCCCGATTGGGAAAACCCCTAGAAGTAATCCTGCCACCTATACTAAAGTTTTTGATCCCATAAGAAACCTTTTTGCTATGCTGCCTGAAAGCAAAATAAGAGGGTATTCCCCCGGACGATTTAGTTTCAATGTTAAGGGAGGACGCTGTGAAGCCTGCGAAGGTGACGGGGTTCTTAAAATTGAAATGCATTTTCTCCCTGATGTTTATGTCCAATGTGAAACGTGTAAAGGAAAACGGTATAACAGAGAAACTCTGGAAGTTCTTTATAAAGGCAAAAGCATTGCTGATGTGCTTGAAATGACTGTCGATGAAGCATTGATATTCTTTGATAAGATCCACACTATAAAAACAAAGCTCTCCTTGTTATCTGAAGTTGGTCTTGGCTATATACATCTGGGCCAACCAGCAAACACCCTCTCTGGAGGAGAAGCACAAAGAATAAAGCTTGCAAGTGAACTGGCCAAAAGAGCTACCGGTAACACTCTATATATTCTTGATGAGCCCACCACAGGACTTCATCTGGAAGACATATTGATGCTCATGAATGTGGTTCAGGAACTTGTTAATAAAGGAAACTCTGTACTGATTATAGAGCATAACCTTGATGTAATTAAATGTGCCGATTATATTATTGACCTGGGGCCTGAAGGAGGGGATAAGGGGGGTACTATAGTTGCAAAAGGTTCACCTGAAGAAATAATTAAAAACGAATCATCTATTACTGGCAAGTACTTAAAACCCTATATCGAAACGACTGTCTCCTGA
- a CDS encoding adenylate kinase, with protein MSGKNVVLFGPPGAGKGTQAVRLRDLLDVPHISTGDMFRYHIKNDTELGRTAKEYSNSGRLVPDEVTIAMVRDRLSQADVKDGFLLDGFPRSVPQAEALDKIISDLGITLDHVVNISVQDEEIRTRLAKRASIEGRADDADPAVIQNRIDTYKQQSEPCLSYYRPKGIVRDIDGIGSIEEVFDRIKAVFEK; from the coding sequence ATGTCAGGAAAGAATGTAGTTTTGTTTGGCCCTCCAGGAGCAGGAAAAGGCACTCAAGCTGTACGTCTACGCGACCTTCTGGACGTACCCCACATATCTACCGGTGATATGTTTCGCTACCATATTAAAAACGATACTGAGCTTGGCCGTACCGCCAAAGAGTATTCAAACAGTGGTCGCTTAGTTCCGGATGAAGTAACCATCGCAATGGTAAGAGATCGCCTGAGTCAGGCTGATGTAAAAGACGGATTTCTTCTTGATGGATTTCCACGCAGTGTTCCTCAGGCAGAAGCACTCGACAAAATTATTTCAGATCTGGGAATCACCCTTGATCATGTTGTAAATATCAGTGTTCAGGATGAAGAAATCAGAACTCGTCTGGCAAAACGCGCAAGCATTGAAGGACGTGCAGATGATGCAGATCCAGCAGTTATTCAAAACCGTATCGACACCTACAAGCAGCAGAGTGAGCCCTGCCTGAGCTATTACCGTCCAAAAGGTATTGTCCGCGATATTGATGGTATCGGCTCTATTGAAGAAGTTTTTGATCGCATCAAGGCGGTTTTTGAGAAGTAA
- a CDS encoding glycosyltransferase — translation MILPLVVLIPAICYSLVILFLKRGLITLNKPAKPAGYSFSVVIAARNEEKNIQLCIDSVLAQTIDKERFEIIVIDDRSIDNTPLILTKIAQTHHNLRWIRVEKTPNKVSPKKYAVTKGIEQAKNEIVVFTDADCVVPETWLHTLDCYFAEDTGLVQGITCYKEDESINRHFYGVQSIDFLSHGIVAAAGIGAGIPINSNANNFAFKKEVFSSLCGYGEDIQCVVSGDDDLLLQRIWKSGKWKVEFMSDPAGAVETNPTPTIAEAFEQRKRWGSKTVHYCLPQVLILSTVFLFYLFIAAFFVTGFIDHTFWGVTVGLVGVKVTGEALLLYPGTKIFRKKELRRYILAASVIQLPVVIAAVFSGVFGKFSWKDQKFRRKVG, via the coding sequence ATGATACTTCCTTTAGTGGTGCTTATACCTGCAATTTGTTATTCTTTAGTGATACTTTTTTTAAAAAGAGGGCTTATAACGCTGAATAAGCCTGCAAAGCCAGCCGGATATTCTTTTTCTGTTGTCATTGCAGCAAGGAATGAAGAAAAAAATATCCAACTGTGTATAGACTCAGTTCTTGCCCAAACAATTGACAAAGAACGGTTTGAGATTATTGTTATTGATGATCGATCGATTGATAATACTCCTCTTATATTAACAAAAATTGCTCAAACGCATCATAATCTTAGGTGGATCAGAGTTGAAAAAACACCAAATAAGGTGTCTCCAAAAAAATATGCAGTTACAAAAGGAATAGAACAGGCAAAAAATGAGATAGTTGTTTTTACGGATGCTGACTGTGTTGTTCCTGAAACCTGGCTGCATACTTTAGACTGTTATTTTGCAGAAGACACTGGACTTGTTCAGGGTATCACATGTTATAAAGAGGACGAATCCATTAACAGACACTTTTATGGTGTACAGTCAATAGATTTTCTCTCTCACGGGATTGTTGCTGCTGCTGGAATAGGTGCAGGAATTCCTATTAATTCCAATGCTAACAACTTTGCATTTAAAAAAGAAGTCTTTAGCTCACTTTGTGGGTATGGAGAAGACATTCAATGTGTCGTGTCGGGTGATGATGATCTTCTGCTTCAACGTATTTGGAAAAGTGGCAAATGGAAAGTTGAATTTATGTCTGATCCGGCCGGAGCCGTAGAAACTAATCCTACACCAACTATAGCCGAAGCGTTTGAACAGAGAAAACGCTGGGGATCTAAAACAGTGCATTACTGTTTACCACAGGTACTTATTCTTTCCACCGTTTTTCTCTTCTATCTGTTTATTGCTGCTTTTTTTGTGACTGGTTTTATTGATCACACCTTTTGGGGGGTAACAGTGGGGTTGGTGGGAGTTAAGGTGACTGGAGAAGCGTTACTTCTCTACCCCGGAACAAAGATTTTTAGGAAAAAGGAGCTTAGAAGGTATATACTAGCAGCTTCTGTTATACAACTTCCGGTGGTTATTGCAGCTGTTTTCTCAGGTGTTTTTGGAAAATTCAGTTGGAAAGATCAGAAGTTCAGAAGGAAAGTGGGGTAG
- a CDS encoding NAD+ synthase codes for MKIALCQLNPLVGDLEGNASIIEKVLEDTAPSKPDLIIFSEMFIQGYPPRDLLEKRWFIRDCYSILDRIVHFSRNYPNTGIVTGTVLESPISPGKGLLNCAVLIHNGKILFTQAKSLLPTYDVFDESRYFDSADEISTYCFKGENLGICICEDAWNDSGLFQPKLYKRNPVAELADKKASVIINISASPFYIGKEELRSSVMKKHASTHKIPFIFLNQVGGNDELIFDGNSMFFDNAGDLCKKLAAFNEHVEIIDTENTCKSSALPRLDTIKSVHNALTLGLRDYVRKCGFSKVLIGLSGGIDSAVTCALAVNALGAGNVWGIALPSRYSSEGSIKDAEELANNLGIEFSTIGIEEIFTSFLKALDPFFAGTNPGLAEENLQARIRGTLLMALSNKFGHMLLATGNKSEASVGYSTLYGDMNGGLSVISDLPKDMVCKLANQINCDGEVIPQSTISKAPSAELRPDQKDEDSLPPYPLLDSILHKLIEDGMATREIAEQGVDQDTVSWIAKAVSKNEYKRRQAPPGLKITPKAFGSGRRFPIASNYKW; via the coding sequence ATGAAAATTGCTCTGTGTCAGTTAAACCCTTTGGTTGGTGATCTGGAGGGAAATGCTTCAATTATAGAGAAGGTGCTTGAGGATACAGCACCTTCAAAACCTGATCTTATTATCTTTTCTGAAATGTTTATTCAGGGGTACCCACCAAGAGATCTTCTTGAGAAGAGGTGGTTTATACGGGATTGTTACTCCATTTTGGATAGAATTGTTCACTTCTCCCGTAACTATCCAAACACCGGAATAGTAACCGGTACAGTATTGGAGTCACCAATCTCACCGGGTAAGGGCCTCTTGAATTGTGCCGTTCTTATACATAATGGTAAGATACTATTTACTCAAGCCAAATCACTTCTTCCAACGTACGATGTTTTTGATGAAAGCAGGTACTTCGATTCGGCAGACGAAATTAGTACCTATTGCTTTAAAGGTGAAAATCTTGGTATCTGTATATGTGAAGATGCCTGGAATGATTCCGGACTTTTTCAACCGAAGCTCTATAAGAGAAATCCCGTTGCAGAACTTGCAGATAAAAAAGCTTCTGTTATTATAAATATTTCCGCATCCCCTTTTTATATTGGTAAAGAAGAATTACGCAGTTCTGTTATGAAAAAACACGCCTCAACGCACAAAATACCCTTTATTTTTCTTAATCAGGTTGGGGGTAATGATGAATTGATATTTGATGGTAACAGTATGTTTTTCGACAATGCTGGTGACTTATGTAAAAAATTAGCTGCATTCAATGAACATGTCGAGATTATTGATACAGAAAATACTTGTAAGTCCTCTGCGCTTCCTAGACTTGATACCATTAAATCGGTGCACAATGCACTAACACTTGGTCTGCGGGATTATGTTAGAAAGTGTGGTTTTAGCAAAGTTTTGATTGGGCTTTCGGGAGGAATTGATTCTGCTGTTACCTGTGCCTTGGCTGTAAATGCTTTGGGAGCGGGGAATGTATGGGGAATTGCTCTACCTTCAAGGTACTCTTCAGAGGGTAGCATAAAAGATGCAGAGGAACTTGCAAATAACCTTGGAATAGAATTCAGCACGATTGGTATTGAAGAAATATTTACGTCCTTTCTTAAAGCACTTGATCCATTCTTTGCAGGCACAAATCCAGGTTTGGCAGAAGAAAATCTTCAGGCCCGTATACGTGGAACCCTTCTTATGGCACTTTCAAATAAATTTGGTCATATGCTACTGGCAACAGGAAATAAGAGTGAGGCATCGGTTGGTTACAGCACTCTTTATGGAGATATGAACGGTGGACTGAGTGTGATATCCGATTTGCCCAAAGATATGGTTTGTAAACTTGCGAACCAGATAAATTGTGACGGGGAGGTGATACCGCAGTCAACAATTTCAAAAGCTCCGTCTGCAGAGCTCAGGCCAGACCAAAAAGATGAAGATTCGTTACCCCCCTATCCATTACTCGATTCTATTCTTCACAAATTAATTGAAGATGGTATGGCAACCAGGGAGATTGCAGAACAGGGGGTAGATCAAGATACAGTATCCTGGATTGCGAAGGCGGTATCCAAAAATGAGTATAAAAGAAGGCAGGCGCCACCGGGATTAAAAATTACACCAAAGGCATTTGGATCAGGAAGACGATTCCCAATTGCTTCAAACTATAAGTGGTGA
- the gpmI gene encoding 2,3-bisphosphoglycerate-independent phosphoglycerate mutase: MKKRPLCLILRDGWGRGKHDQGDAIFAANTPYTDTYEKENPTTLVETSGLSAGLPEGYQGNSEVGHLNIGAGRTIYQSLTKIDKSVSDGTFYTNSAFLKAIDHAKEKDGALHLIGLIQEEGVHAVTRHCVALLELCKEKGLENVVIHAITDGRDTPPKSAQKHMELLQKGVEKAGVGRVATVIGRYFAMDRDNRWDRTELAYRAIMDGKGTNVSDWREAIDQAYKAGETDEFIKPRVIDYKGLKENDSVIFFNFRFDRTRQLTKSMVEPSFAEFSVDRQVKCFIAMTHYYDNGNFMEAFPEMENKNILGEVLSSSGMKQLRCAETEKYAHVTFFFNGQRNDPFPKEDRILVNSPKVATYDLQPEMSAFEVRDKLVEAIKSNQHDVVICNFANCDMVGHTGIKEAIIKAVETIDTCVHDVVEAALSMGGACILAADHGNAEQIVLEDGSPMTSHTTNPVPLTIVGYGDLKLREGGKLSDIAPTMLEMLGIEKPVEMDGTSILLPGQI; the protein is encoded by the coding sequence ATGAAAAAGAGACCACTTTGTTTGATACTGAGAGATGGATGGGGAAGGGGTAAACATGACCAGGGAGACGCCATTTTTGCAGCCAACACCCCGTACACCGATACTTATGAGAAGGAAAACCCTACAACTTTGGTTGAAACAAGTGGGCTCAGTGCTGGACTTCCGGAGGGATACCAGGGAAACAGTGAGGTGGGGCATCTTAATATAGGGGCTGGGCGGACAATTTATCAGAGTCTGACCAAGATTGATAAAAGTGTTTCTGATGGTACTTTTTATACTAATTCTGCTTTTTTGAAAGCAATTGATCATGCAAAAGAGAAGGATGGAGCACTTCACCTAATTGGTCTCATTCAGGAAGAGGGAGTACATGCTGTTACCCGCCACTGTGTAGCGCTTCTTGAACTTTGTAAGGAAAAGGGATTGGAAAATGTGGTGATACACGCAATTACCGATGGTCGTGATACACCGCCCAAATCAGCTCAGAAACACATGGAGTTACTCCAAAAGGGAGTTGAAAAAGCAGGTGTGGGAAGAGTCGCTACTGTCATTGGAAGGTATTTTGCAATGGACCGGGACAATCGCTGGGATCGAACCGAACTTGCTTATCGTGCCATAATGGATGGTAAGGGGACCAATGTATCTGACTGGCGTGAAGCAATTGATCAGGCGTATAAGGCTGGAGAAACGGATGAATTCATTAAACCCAGGGTTATTGATTATAAGGGGTTAAAGGAAAATGATTCGGTTATATTTTTTAACTTTCGTTTCGATCGTACAAGGCAGCTTACAAAGTCAATGGTAGAGCCATCATTTGCTGAATTCTCTGTTGATCGGCAGGTGAAATGTTTTATCGCAATGACCCATTACTATGATAACGGTAATTTCATGGAAGCCTTTCCTGAAATGGAGAATAAAAACATTTTAGGTGAGGTACTCTCAAGCAGTGGAATGAAACAGTTACGTTGTGCAGAGACTGAAAAGTATGCTCACGTAACCTTCTTTTTCAATGGTCAGCGCAACGATCCTTTTCCTAAGGAGGATAGAATACTGGTAAATAGTCCTAAAGTGGCTACCTATGACTTGCAGCCTGAAATGAGCGCTTTTGAGGTTAGGGACAAACTGGTTGAAGCAATAAAAAGCAATCAGCACGATGTGGTTATCTGCAATTTTGCAAACTGTGACATGGTAGGACATACCGGAATAAAAGAAGCTATCATTAAGGCGGTTGAAACAATTGACACTTGTGTTCATGATGTAGTGGAAGCTGCACTCTCTATGGGAGGAGCTTGCATTCTCGCTGCTGACCATGGCAATGCTGAGCAAATAGTTCTTGAGGATGGTTCTCCTATGACTTCTCACACTACTAATCCTGTACCGCTTACTATCGTTGGTTACGGAGATTTAAAGCTGCGTGAGGGAGGAAAACTCTCCGATATCGCTCCCACAATGCTTGAAATGCTTGGTATTGAGAAACCGGTCGAAATGGATGGTACTTCAATTTTACTTCCGGGACAAATATGA
- a CDS encoding 2-dehydropantoate 2-reductase N-terminal domain-containing protein gives MRILLIGAGPMGSLLAAKLIEAKNDVTVMARGQRLQDLRDFGIIIRNTKNCEEIHSNIKTVSSFAPDDDYELVIIVMRKNQALQLLPTLAANRRVKTFLFMMNNVLGAVPFADALGSERVMVGFPLPGGRREGHVIRVISGTDKFKWTIPVGEIDGCIRNRTKKVADVLGKMPGYKVEVRKDMDAWLKTHVALLIPGLVGAIYATGTDAKRLANTRDALVLASRATKEAFKALQKKGITIAPSLLKVVPFIPEPLFVLLLKKAATTKIMEISGIGHTTAAKDEMKMLIDEFMELIRGVDTKITSIEMLYPYFKSEQEPMPYGSHKIGVRWGELYLVVGVLVFIYSFLRPKRRKCRCLCCGCK, from the coding sequence ATGAGGATTCTATTGATAGGAGCTGGACCAATGGGCTCTCTTTTGGCTGCAAAGCTTATTGAAGCTAAAAACGATGTTACTGTAATGGCTCGGGGACAGAGACTGCAGGATTTAAGAGATTTCGGGATAATCATAAGAAATACCAAAAACTGTGAAGAAATTCACAGTAACATTAAAACGGTTTCAAGTTTTGCGCCTGATGATGACTATGAGCTTGTAATTATAGTTATGCGCAAAAATCAAGCACTGCAACTTCTTCCTACGCTTGCTGCAAATAGAAGAGTCAAAACCTTTCTTTTTATGATGAATAATGTGTTGGGAGCAGTGCCCTTTGCTGATGCTCTTGGAAGTGAAAGAGTAATGGTGGGGTTTCCGCTACCGGGAGGAAGGAGAGAAGGTCATGTGATTAGAGTAATTTCGGGTACCGATAAATTTAAATGGACTATCCCTGTGGGTGAGATTGATGGATGCATAAGAAATCGTACAAAAAAAGTAGCTGATGTTCTTGGGAAAATGCCAGGGTATAAAGTTGAGGTAAGAAAGGATATGGACGCATGGCTCAAAACTCATGTAGCACTTTTAATTCCGGGGCTTGTTGGTGCAATTTATGCCACAGGCACCGATGCTAAGCGATTGGCGAACACGCGTGATGCTCTTGTTCTTGCATCAAGGGCGACTAAAGAGGCTTTTAAGGCATTGCAGAAAAAAGGGATCACAATTGCACCTTCACTTTTAAAGGTAGTTCCTTTTATCCCCGAACCGCTTTTTGTTCTGCTCTTAAAAAAGGCGGCTACGACAAAAATTATGGAAATTAGTGGAATCGGTCATACAACTGCTGCAAAAGATGAGATGAAGATGCTAATAGATGAGTTTATGGAGCTTATAAGGGGTGTGGATACAAAAATAACTTCTATTGAGATGCTCTATCCATATTTCAAAAGCGAACAAGAACCTATGCCTTATGGTAGTCATAAAATTGGGGTGCGCTGGGGAGAGTTGTATCTGGTTGTGGGAGTGTTAGTATTTATTTATAGCTTTCTGAGGCCTAAAAGAAGAAAGTGCCGGTGTCTTTGTTGTGGATGTAAGTAG